ACAGGCCGCGTACGTACGGGGGTTGCTTCAGAGCGCGGAGGCGTAACCCGGCAGGACGATGCCCTCGATGAGGGCCTTGCGCTCGTCGTACGGGATGAACGCGCTCTTCAGGGCGTTCACCGTGACGGTGCGCAGGTCCTCGACCGTCCAGCCCGCTTCCTCCACCAGAAGCGACATCTCGCGCGTCATCGTCGTACCGGACACCAGCCGGTTGTCGGTGTTGAGGGTGACGCGGAAGCCGAGGTCCTTCAGGGCGGTGATGGGGTGCTCGGCGATCGAACTGGCCGCGCCCGTCTGGAGGTTGGAGGTCGGGCACATCTCCAGGGCGATACGACGGTCACGCACCCAGCCCGCGAGCCGGCCGAGCTTGCCGTCCACGATGTCCTCGGTGATGCGGACGCCATGACCGATGCGCTGGGCGCCGCACACCTGAAGTGCCTGGTGGATGCTGGGCAGTCCGTGCGCCTCGCCCGCGTGGATCGTGAACGGCACGCTCTCGCGGCGCAGGTGCTCGAACGCGGCGAGGTGGTCGGCGGGCGGGAAGCCGTCCTCGGCACCGGCGATGTCGAAGCCGACGACACCGGCGTCGCGGAAGGCCACCGCGAGGTCGGCCGCCTCGGCGACCCGGTCGAACATCCGCATCCCGCACAGCAACGTCCGCACCTGGACCGGCGTTCCGGCCGCGGCGGCCTTGGCCATACCGGCGGCGAGCCCCTCCTGGACGGTCTCGACGACCTCGGCCAGCGTGAGCTCACCGTTGGTGTTCAACTCGGGTGCGTAGCGCACCTCCCCGTAGACGACACCGTCGGCCGCGAGGTCGAGGACGTACTCCTCGGCGGTACGCAGCAG
This window of the Streptomyces sp. N50 genome carries:
- a CDS encoding adenosine deaminase translates to MSSTRIDADILRQLPKAVLHDHLDGGLRPATVVELAETVGHTLPTTDPDELAAWYFDAANSGDLVRYIATFEHTLAVMQNREGLLRTAEEYVLDLAADGVVYGEVRYAPELNTNGELTLAEVVETVQEGLAAGMAKAAAAGTPVQVRTLLCGMRMFDRVAEAADLAVAFRDAGVVGFDIAGAEDGFPPADHLAAFEHLRRESVPFTIHAGEAHGLPSIHQALQVCGAQRIGHGVRITEDIVDGKLGRLAGWVRDRRIALEMCPTSNLQTGAASSIAEHPITALKDLGFRVTLNTDNRLVSGTTMTREMSLLVEEAGWTVEDLRTVTVNALKSAFIPYDERKALIEGIVLPGYASAL